A DNA window from Labrus mixtus chromosome 4, fLabMix1.1, whole genome shotgun sequence contains the following coding sequences:
- the LOC132972729 gene encoding troponin I, slow skeletal muscle-like, with amino-acid sequence MLQEEKEQKIQEREAALADRVPLLNMPGLSVQELLDLCKDLYHKIDVVDDERYDIGLKVSKNDFEIDNMNLKIIEIQSKFKKPTLKRVKISAEAMLSVLLGSKHKETIDFKANLKTVKKEEEKKEEVTDWRKNVESMSGMEGRKKLFNAGQ; translated from the exons atgctgcaggaggagaaggagcagaagATTCAGGAGAGAGAAGCTGCTCTGGCCGACAGAGTTCCTCTGTTAAATATGCCTGGTCTGTCAGTGCAGGAACTGCTG gaTCTTTGCAAAGATTTGTATCACAAGATTGATGTGGTGGATGACGAGCGGTATGATATTGGCCTGAAGGTGTCTAAAAATGACTTTGAG ATTGACAACATGAATCTGAAGATCATTGAGATTCAGAGTAAGTTCAAGAAGCCGACCCTGAAGCGAGTGAAGATCTCAGCTGAAGCCATGCTGAGCGTTCTGCTGGGctccaaacacaaagaaaccatCGACTTCAAGGCCAACCTCAAAACTGtcaagaaggaagaggaaaag aaagaggaagtgacTGACTGGCGTAAGAACGTGGAGTCCATGTCCGGTATGGAGGGCAGGAAGAAGCTGTTTAATGCTGGCCAGTAG